In the Streptomyces sp. cg36 genome, one interval contains:
- a CDS encoding O-acetyl-ADP-ribose deacetylase — protein sequence MPIVLVRGDITEQSVDAIVNAANSSLLGGGGVDGAIHRRGGPEILADCRRLRASHYGKGLPVGRAVATTAGRLDARWVIHTVGPVWQPDEDRSELLASCYRESLRVAGELGARSVAFPAISTGVYRWPVEDGARVAVRAVREAAVAPVEEVRFVLFDEAAYGAFAAATARA from the coding sequence GTGCCGATCGTGCTGGTCCGGGGCGACATCACCGAGCAGAGCGTGGACGCGATCGTGAACGCGGCGAACTCGTCGCTGCTGGGCGGGGGAGGGGTGGACGGGGCGATCCACCGGCGGGGCGGCCCGGAGATCCTCGCCGACTGCCGGCGGCTGCGGGCCTCCCACTACGGCAAGGGGCTGCCGGTCGGCCGGGCCGTCGCCACCACGGCGGGCCGCCTCGACGCCCGGTGGGTGATCCACACCGTCGGGCCGGTCTGGCAGCCCGACGAGGACCGCTCCGAGCTGCTCGCCTCGTGCTACCGGGAGTCGCTGCGGGTGGCGGGGGAGCTGGGGGCCCGGAGCGTGGCGTTCCCGGCGATCTCCACGGGGGTGTACCGGTGGCCCGTCGAGGACGGGGCACGGGTGGCCGTGCGGGCCGTACGGGAGGCTGCGGTGGCCCCCGTCGAAGAGGTGCGGTTCGTGCTGTTCGACGAGGCGGCGTACGGGGCGTTTGCGGCGGCGACGGCGAGGGCGTGA
- a CDS encoding AlkA N-terminal domain-containing protein, with protein sequence MHADTERCVRAVQSKDARFDGWFFTAVLTTRIYCRPSCPAVPPKVENMTFYPSAAACQQAGFRACKRCRPDTTPGSPEWNARADSVARAMRLIRDGVVDREGVPGLAARLGYSARQIERQLLAELGAGPLALARAQRAQTARILIETTALAMADVAFAAGFSSVRTFNETVREVFALAPTELRARAAGGIARQTPGTIALRLPHRAPLNPDNLFGHLAATAVPGVEEWRGGAYRRTLSLPYGHGIVELTPNPDHIGCLLSLTDLRDLTIAISRCRWMLDLDADPVAVDDRLRADPLLAPLVDKAPGRRVPRTVDAAEFAVRAVLGQQVSTAAARTHAARLVRAHGEPVADPGGGLTHLFPTSRALAALDPETLALPRSRRTTLITLVGALADGSLSLGLDSDWDRVRAQLLALPGFGPWTVEVIAMRALGDPDAFLPSDLGVRRAAAALGLPSSPAALTASAAAWRPWRAYAVQYLWATDDHPINHLPV encoded by the coding sequence ATGCACGCCGACACCGAGCGGTGTGTCCGGGCCGTTCAGTCCAAGGACGCCCGGTTCGACGGGTGGTTCTTCACGGCCGTGCTCACCACCCGGATCTACTGCCGGCCCAGTTGCCCCGCCGTGCCGCCCAAGGTCGAGAACATGACCTTCTACCCGAGCGCCGCCGCCTGCCAGCAGGCCGGGTTCCGGGCCTGCAAGCGGTGCCGCCCGGACACCACCCCCGGCTCGCCGGAGTGGAACGCGCGCGCCGACTCCGTCGCCCGCGCCATGCGGCTCATCCGGGACGGCGTCGTGGACCGCGAGGGCGTGCCCGGGCTCGCCGCGCGGCTCGGGTACAGCGCCCGCCAGATCGAGCGCCAGCTGCTGGCCGAGCTCGGCGCGGGGCCCCTCGCCCTGGCCCGCGCCCAGCGTGCCCAGACCGCCCGGATCCTGATCGAGACCACCGCGCTGGCGATGGCGGACGTGGCGTTCGCGGCGGGGTTCTCCTCGGTGCGGACCTTCAACGAGACGGTCCGCGAGGTCTTCGCGCTCGCCCCGACCGAGCTGCGCGCCCGGGCCGCCGGCGGCATCGCCCGCCAGACCCCCGGCACGATCGCCCTGCGGCTGCCCCACCGGGCCCCGCTCAACCCGGACAACCTCTTCGGGCACCTGGCCGCGACGGCGGTGCCGGGCGTGGAGGAGTGGCGGGGCGGCGCGTACCGCCGCACGCTGTCCCTCCCGTACGGGCACGGCATCGTCGAACTCACCCCGAACCCCGACCACATCGGGTGTCTGCTCTCGCTCACCGATCTGCGCGACCTCACCATCGCCATCAGCCGCTGCCGCTGGATGCTGGACCTGGACGCCGACCCCGTCGCCGTGGACGACCGGCTGCGCGCCGACCCGCTGCTCGCCCCGCTGGTCGACAAGGCCCCCGGACGCCGGGTGCCGCGTACGGTCGACGCGGCGGAGTTCGCCGTACGGGCGGTGCTCGGCCAGCAGGTGTCGACGGCCGCCGCCCGCACCCACGCGGCCCGGCTGGTGCGGGCGCACGGCGAGCCGGTGGCGGACCCCGGGGGCGGGCTGACCCATCTCTTCCCCACCTCACGGGCGCTGGCGGCGCTCGACCCGGAGACGCTGGCCCTGCCGCGCAGCCGCCGCACCACCCTGATCACCCTGGTCGGCGCCCTGGCCGACGGTTCGCTGAGCCTCGGCCTGGACAGCGACTGGGACCGGGTGCGGGCCCAGCTGCTCGCGCTTCCCGGCTTCGGACCGTGGACCGTGGAGGTGATCGCGATGCGGGCGCTCGGCGACCCGGACGCCTTCCTCCCCTCCGACCTGGGGGTGCGGCGCGCGGCGGCGGCGCTCGGGCTGCCCTCGTCCCCGGCCGCCCTCACCGCGAGCGCCGCGGCCTGGCGGCCCTGGCGGGCCTACGCGGTGCAGTATCTGTGGGCCACCGACGACCACCCCATCAACCACCTCCCCGTATGA
- a CDS encoding phytoene desaturase family protein has product MPSMLDAVVVGAGPNGLTAAVELARRGLRVEVFEAKDTVGGGARTEELTLPGFRHDPCSAVHPLGVGSPAFRAMPLERYGLEWLHPELPMAHPFDDGTAAVLARSVAETAASFGPRDAGTYRRLVAPHLGKWDVLARDFMSLPLTALPRDPVGLARFGLDGLPPYSWMMRRFRDDRARALIAGLVGHVIAPLNGIATSAVGLVFALAAHANGWPMPRGGSQSIADALTAYLRDCGGVVHTGFEVKRLDDLPPARAYVFDTSPTALARIAGLGRAYQGYRYGASVFKIDYALDGPVPWTAAEPRRAGTVQIGPSSAEIGAALSEASGGTAPEKPFLITAQPSLVDPSRAPEGKHVFWAYGHVPNGWDGDLTDAVERQIERFAPGFRDRVLARATAGPPQLAAHNANYVGGDIACGAARGLQLLLRPTLSLFPYTTRHPSVFLCSSATPPGPGVHGMSGHNAAKAVWRALRKADAK; this is encoded by the coding sequence GTGCCGTCGATGCTGGATGCCGTCGTCGTGGGGGCGGGGCCCAACGGACTGACCGCCGCGGTCGAACTGGCCAGGCGCGGTCTGCGCGTCGAGGTCTTCGAGGCCAAGGACACCGTCGGCGGCGGTGCCCGGACCGAGGAGCTCACCCTGCCGGGCTTCCGCCACGACCCCTGCTCGGCCGTGCACCCGCTGGGCGTCGGATCCCCGGCCTTCCGCGCGATGCCGCTGGAGCGGTACGGACTGGAGTGGCTCCACCCCGAGCTGCCCATGGCGCACCCGTTCGACGACGGCACGGCGGCCGTGCTCGCCCGCTCGGTCGCCGAGACCGCCGCCTCGTTCGGGCCCCGCGACGCGGGCACCTACCGCCGGCTGGTCGCGCCCCACCTCGGCAAGTGGGACGTGCTGGCACGCGACTTCATGTCGCTGCCCCTGACCGCCCTGCCCCGCGACCCGGTCGGCCTCGCCCGCTTCGGCCTCGACGGACTGCCGCCGTACAGCTGGATGATGCGCCGCTTCCGGGACGACCGGGCGCGCGCGCTGATCGCCGGGCTCGTCGGCCATGTCATCGCCCCGCTGAACGGGATCGCGACCTCCGCCGTCGGCCTCGTCTTCGCGCTCGCCGCGCACGCCAACGGCTGGCCGATGCCGCGCGGCGGCTCGCAGTCGATCGCGGACGCGCTGACGGCGTATCTGCGCGACTGCGGCGGCGTCGTCCACACCGGCTTCGAGGTGAAGCGCCTCGACGACCTGCCGCCCGCGCGTGCGTACGTCTTCGACACCTCGCCGACGGCGCTCGCCCGGATCGCGGGTCTGGGGCGGGCGTACCAGGGGTACCGCTACGGCGCCTCCGTCTTCAAGATCGACTACGCGCTGGACGGGCCCGTGCCGTGGACGGCGGCCGAGCCGCGCCGGGCCGGGACGGTGCAGATCGGGCCGTCCAGCGCGGAGATCGGCGCGGCGCTGAGCGAGGCGTCCGGCGGGACCGCGCCCGAGAAGCCGTTCCTGATCACCGCCCAGCCCAGCCTCGTCGACCCGTCGCGGGCGCCCGAGGGCAAGCACGTGTTCTGGGCGTACGGGCACGTGCCCAACGGGTGGGACGGGGATCTCACCGACGCCGTGGAGCGGCAGATCGAACGGTTCGCGCCCGGCTTCCGCGACCGCGTCCTCGCGCGCGCCACCGCCGGGCCGCCGCAGCTCGCCGCGCACAACGCGAACTATGTGGGCGGGGACATCGCGTGCGGCGCGGCGCGCGGGCTGCAACTGCTGCTGCGCCCCACGCTGTCGCTGTTCCCGTACACCACACGGCACCCGTCGGTGTTCCTGTGCTCGTCCGCGACCCCGCCGGGACCGGGGGTCCACGGGATGTCCGGGCACAACGCGGCCAAGGCCGTGTGGCGGGCGCTGCGGAAGGCGGACGCGAAGTGA
- a CDS encoding methylated-DNA--[protein]-cysteine S-methyltransferase → MTTTTHTVTDSPYGPLTLVAEDGVLSRLHMEGQRHRPDEATFGERDDGGPFPEVIRQLDAYFAGELTSFDLELDLRGTEFQRAVWEQLCRIPFGETRSYGELAEALGNPGASRAVGLANGKNPVGIIVPCHRVIGASGSLTGYGGGLDRKQRLLAFERGTGEQALF, encoded by the coding sequence ATGACCACCACCACGCACACCGTCACCGACAGCCCGTACGGCCCGCTCACCCTGGTGGCCGAGGACGGCGTCCTGAGCCGCCTGCACATGGAGGGGCAGCGGCACCGGCCGGACGAGGCGACCTTCGGGGAACGGGACGACGGCGGCCCGTTCCCGGAGGTGATCCGCCAGCTCGACGCGTACTTCGCGGGCGAACTCACCTCGTTCGACCTGGAGTTGGACCTGCGGGGCACCGAGTTCCAGCGCGCCGTCTGGGAGCAGCTGTGCCGGATCCCGTTCGGCGAGACGCGCTCCTACGGGGAACTCGCCGAGGCCCTCGGCAACCCCGGCGCCTCCCGCGCCGTCGGGCTCGCCAACGGCAAGAACCCGGTCGGGATCATCGTCCCCTGCCACCGGGTGATCGGCGCCTCCGGCAGCCTCACCGGCTACGGCGGCGGCCTCGACCGCAAGCAGCGCCTGCTGGCGTTCGAGCGCGGCACGGGGGAGCAGGCGCTGTTCTGA
- a CDS encoding aspartate aminotransferase family protein: protein MTALFDRHRAVLPEWLALYYRHPIEITHGEGRHVWDSAGNRYLDFFGGILTTMTAHALPEVTKAVAEQAGRIIHSSTLYLNRPMVELAERIATLSGIPDARVFFTTSGTEANDTALLLATAHRGSNQILAMRNSYHGRSFSAVGITGNHSWSPTSLSPLQTLYVHGGVRTRGPYAELSDRQFIAACVADLEDLLGHTRDVAALIAEPVQGVGGFTSPPDGLYAAFREVLDRHGILWISDEVQTGWGRTGDHFWGWQAHDRNGPPDILTFAKGIGNGMSIGGVVASAHVMNCLDANSISTFGGSPVTMAAGLANLSYLLEHDLQGNARRVGGLLIERLRAVGAQLPLVREVRGRGLMAGIELVKPGTDEAHPEAAAAVLEAAREGGLLIGKGGGHSTSVLRIAPPLTLTVAEAEEGAAILERALRRSA from the coding sequence GTGACCGCTCTCTTCGACCGGCACCGAGCGGTCCTGCCCGAGTGGCTGGCGCTCTACTACCGCCACCCCATCGAGATCACCCACGGCGAGGGCCGGCACGTCTGGGACTCCGCGGGCAACCGCTACCTCGACTTCTTCGGCGGCATCCTCACCACCATGACCGCGCACGCCCTGCCCGAGGTCACCAAGGCCGTCGCCGAGCAGGCCGGGCGGATCATCCACTCCTCCACGCTCTACCTCAACCGCCCGATGGTGGAGCTCGCCGAGCGGATCGCCACCCTCTCCGGCATCCCCGACGCCCGCGTCTTCTTCACCACCTCGGGCACCGAGGCCAACGACACCGCGCTGCTGCTCGCCACCGCCCACCGCGGCTCCAACCAGATCCTGGCGATGCGCAACAGCTACCACGGCCGCTCGTTCAGCGCGGTCGGCATCACCGGCAACCACTCCTGGTCCCCGACCAGCCTCTCGCCGCTCCAGACGCTGTACGTGCACGGCGGCGTCCGCACCCGGGGCCCCTACGCGGAGTTGAGTGACCGTCAGTTCATCGCGGCCTGCGTCGCCGACCTCGAAGATCTGCTGGGCCACACCCGCGACGTCGCCGCGCTGATCGCCGAACCCGTCCAGGGCGTCGGCGGCTTCACCTCGCCGCCCGACGGGCTCTACGCGGCCTTCCGCGAAGTCCTCGACCGGCACGGGATCCTGTGGATCAGCGACGAGGTGCAGACCGGCTGGGGCCGCACCGGCGACCACTTCTGGGGCTGGCAGGCGCACGACCGCAACGGCCCGCCGGACATCCTCACCTTCGCCAAGGGCATCGGCAACGGCATGTCGATCGGCGGCGTGGTGGCGAGCGCCCACGTCATGAACTGCCTGGACGCCAACTCCATTTCGACCTTCGGCGGCTCCCCGGTCACCATGGCGGCCGGTCTCGCCAACCTCTCGTACCTGCTGGAGCACGACCTCCAGGGCAACGCCCGCCGGGTCGGCGGACTGCTCATCGAGCGGCTGCGGGCCGTCGGCGCCCAGCTCCCCCTCGTACGCGAGGTGCGCGGGCGGGGGCTGATGGCCGGCATCGAACTGGTGAAGCCGGGCACCGACGAAGCCCATCCCGAAGCCGCGGCGGCGGTCCTGGAGGCGGCCCGCGAGGGCGGTCTGCTCATCGGCAAGGGCGGCGGCCACAGCACCAGCGTGCTGCGGATCGCCCCGCCGCTCACCCTCACCGTCGCCGAGGCGGAGGAAGGCGCGGCCATCCTGGAACGAGCCCTGCGCCGCAGCGCTTGA
- a CDS encoding inositol monophosphatase — protein sequence MIEGTLAAFLEDRSSDVDEAVRKAAAVEIMPRFRQLATHEVLEKSGPHDLVTVADRRAEEFLTGALPALLPGSVVVGEEAVSADPAVYEALGGDAPVWIVDPVDGTRQFVRGEEGFCTLVALARHGEILASWTYAPALDEMAVAVRGRGATLNGEPLQAGSPRPGAELEVATSHPDYTTGDQKRALLGLRAEGVRPRPCGSAGLEYLAVARGELDAVAFSWELAWDHAAGLLLVAEAGGAHTTLTNEPFRITGGNALPFTAARDAATAERVRGLLAGE from the coding sequence ATGATCGAAGGAACTCTCGCAGCATTTCTGGAAGACCGGTCGTCCGACGTCGACGAGGCGGTCCGCAAGGCGGCGGCCGTCGAAATCATGCCGCGCTTCCGTCAGCTGGCCACGCACGAGGTCCTGGAGAAGAGCGGCCCGCACGACCTGGTGACGGTCGCCGACCGCCGGGCCGAGGAGTTCCTGACCGGGGCACTGCCCGCGCTGCTGCCGGGCTCGGTCGTCGTCGGCGAGGAGGCGGTCTCCGCCGACCCGGCGGTGTACGAGGCGCTGGGCGGCGACGCCCCGGTGTGGATCGTCGACCCGGTCGACGGCACCCGCCAGTTCGTGCGCGGCGAGGAGGGCTTCTGCACCCTGGTCGCGCTCGCCCGGCACGGCGAGATCCTGGCGTCGTGGACGTACGCACCGGCGCTCGACGAGATGGCGGTGGCGGTCCGCGGCCGGGGAGCCACGCTCAACGGCGAGCCGCTGCAGGCGGGTTCGCCCCGGCCGGGCGCGGAGCTCGAAGTCGCCACCTCCCACCCGGACTACACCACGGGCGACCAGAAGCGGGCCCTGCTAGGGCTGCGCGCCGAGGGGGTGCGCCCGCGCCCGTGCGGCTCGGCCGGTCTGGAGTACCTGGCGGTGGCGCGCGGCGAGCTCGACGCGGTCGCCTTCTCGTGGGAGCTGGCCTGGGACCACGCGGCGGGCCTGCTGCTGGTGGCCGAGGCGGGCGGCGCGCACACGACGCTCACGAACGAGCCCTTCCGGATAACCGGCGGCAACGCACTGCCGTTCACGGCGGCCCGGGACGCGGCGACGGCCGAGCGGGTGCGGGGGTTGCTGGCGGGGGAGTGA
- a CDS encoding TIGR03842 family LLM class F420-dependent oxidoreductase: MDFGLVLQTDPPASAVVGLMRRAERQGFRYGWTFDSAVLWQEPFVIYSRILEHTQHLRVGPMVTNPGTRTWEVTASTFATLNDMYGNRTVCGIGRGDSAMRVAGRKPNTLARLGEAIGVIRDLAEGREAEVDGRPLKLPWVKDGRLPVWMAAYGPKALALAGAKADGFILQLADPFLTEWMVKAVRTAASDAGRDPASVTICVAAPAYVGDDLGHAREQCRWFGGMVGNHVADLVERYGEHSGLVPEALTEYIKARQGYDYSHHGRTGNPDTAFVPDEIVDRFCLLGPAEAHIEKLKALRELGVDQFAVYAMHDAREAVIDAYGERVIPALS, translated from the coding sequence ATGGACTTCGGACTCGTCCTGCAGACCGACCCCCCTGCCTCGGCCGTCGTCGGCCTGATGCGACGCGCGGAACGCCAGGGCTTCCGCTACGGCTGGACCTTCGACTCGGCGGTGCTCTGGCAGGAGCCCTTCGTCATCTACAGCCGCATCCTGGAGCACACCCAGCACCTGCGGGTCGGCCCGATGGTCACCAACCCCGGCACCAGGACCTGGGAGGTCACCGCCTCCACCTTCGCCACCCTCAACGACATGTACGGCAACCGCACCGTGTGCGGCATCGGCCGGGGCGACTCGGCGATGCGGGTCGCCGGACGCAAGCCCAACACCCTCGCCCGGCTCGGGGAGGCCATCGGTGTCATCCGTGACCTGGCCGAGGGCCGGGAGGCCGAGGTCGACGGCCGGCCGCTGAAGCTGCCCTGGGTCAAGGACGGCAGGCTGCCCGTCTGGATGGCCGCGTACGGACCGAAGGCGCTGGCGCTGGCCGGCGCCAAGGCCGACGGCTTCATCCTCCAGCTCGCCGACCCGTTCCTCACCGAGTGGATGGTCAAGGCGGTCCGCACGGCCGCCTCCGACGCGGGCCGCGACCCCGCCTCGGTGACGATCTGCGTCGCCGCCCCCGCGTACGTCGGCGACGACCTCGGCCACGCGCGCGAACAGTGCCGCTGGTTCGGCGGGATGGTCGGCAACCACGTGGCCGACCTGGTCGAGCGGTACGGCGAGCACTCGGGCCTGGTCCCGGAGGCGCTCACCGAGTACATCAAGGCGCGCCAAGGCTACGACTACAGCCACCACGGCCGCACCGGCAACCCGGACACCGCCTTCGTGCCCGACGAGATCGTCGACCGCTTCTGCCTGCTGGGCCCGGCCGAGGCACACATCGAGAAGCTGAAGGCACTGCGGGAGCTGGGCGTCGACCAGTTCGCGGTGTACGCGATGCACGACGCGCGCGAGGCGGTCATCGACGCGTACGGGGAGCGGGTGATCCCGGCGCTGAGCTGA
- a CDS encoding nitrilase-related carbon-nitrogen hydrolase, translated as MADVVRAALVQATWTGDTESMIAKHEEHAREAARQGAKIIGFQEVFNAPYFCQVQEAEHYRWAEPVPDGPTVRRMRELARETGMVVVVPVFEIEGSGFYYNTAAVIDADGSYLGKYRKHHIPQVKGFWEKYYFKPGNLGWPVFDTAVGKVGVYICYDRHFPEGWRQLGLGGAQLVYNPSATSRGLSAHLWQLEQPASAVANEYFVAAINRVGREEYGDNDFYGTSYFVDPRGQFVGEVASDKEEELLVRDLDFGLIDEVRQQWAFYRDRRPDAYQGLVQP; from the coding sequence ATGGCCGATGTCGTCCGCGCCGCACTGGTCCAGGCCACCTGGACCGGCGATACCGAATCCATGATCGCCAAACATGAGGAACACGCCCGTGAGGCCGCCCGGCAGGGGGCGAAGATCATTGGATTCCAGGAGGTCTTCAACGCCCCGTACTTCTGCCAGGTGCAGGAGGCCGAGCACTACCGGTGGGCGGAGCCGGTGCCGGACGGGCCGACCGTGCGGCGGATGCGGGAGCTCGCGCGCGAGACCGGGATGGTGGTCGTCGTCCCCGTCTTCGAGATCGAGGGCTCCGGCTTCTACTACAACACCGCGGCCGTCATCGACGCCGACGGCAGCTATCTCGGCAAGTACCGCAAGCACCACATCCCCCAGGTGAAGGGTTTCTGGGAGAAGTACTACTTCAAACCGGGCAACCTGGGATGGCCGGTCTTCGACACCGCCGTGGGCAAAGTCGGCGTCTACATCTGTTACGACCGTCACTTCCCGGAAGGCTGGCGGCAGTTGGGACTGGGCGGCGCCCAGCTCGTCTACAACCCGTCCGCCACCTCGCGCGGTCTTTCGGCCCACCTCTGGCAGCTGGAACAGCCCGCCTCGGCCGTCGCCAACGAGTACTTCGTCGCCGCCATCAACCGCGTCGGCCGCGAGGAGTACGGCGACAACGACTTCTACGGCACCAGCTACTTCGTGGACCCGCGCGGCCAGTTCGTCGGCGAGGTCGCCAGTGACAAGGAGGAGGAACTCCTGGTCCGCGACCTCGACTTCGGCCTCATCGACGAGGTGCGCCAGCAGTGGGCGTTCTACCGCGACCGGCGCCCGGACGCCTACCAGGGGCTGGTGCAGCCGTGA
- the hydA gene encoding dihydropyrimidinase, giving the protein MSTRTLIRGGLVITAADEVHADVLIEDGRIAALAAHGCDTARSWSAERTIDASDKYVIPGGVDAHTHMELPFGGTFASDTFETGTRAAAWGGTTTIVDFAVQSPGHALREGLDAWYAKADGQCAVDYAFHMILSDVNEHSLKEMDLLVEEGITSFKLFMAYPGVFYSDDGQILRAMQRGAANGGLIMMHAENGIAIDVLVEQALAAGRTDPRHHGEVRRALLEAEATHRAIQLARVAGAPLYVVHVSAEEAVAELAAARDKGLPVFGETCPQYLFLSTDNLAEPGFEGAKYVCSTPLRPKEHQAALWRGLRTNDLQVVSTDHCPFCFAGQKELGRGDFSKIPNGLPGVENRMDLLHQAVLDGHLTRRRWIDIACASPARMFGLYPKKGTIAPGADADVVIYDPRAEQTISAETHHMNVDYSAYEGRRITGRVETVLSRGELVVHERQFTGRAGHGVYTPRGTSQYLGQ; this is encoded by the coding sequence ATGAGTACCCGCACACTGATCCGCGGCGGTCTGGTGATCACCGCGGCCGACGAGGTCCACGCCGACGTACTGATCGAGGACGGCCGGATCGCCGCCCTCGCCGCGCACGGCTGCGACACGGCGCGGAGCTGGAGCGCCGAGCGGACGATCGACGCGAGCGACAAGTACGTCATCCCGGGCGGAGTCGACGCCCACACCCACATGGAGCTCCCCTTCGGCGGGACCTTCGCCTCCGACACCTTCGAGACCGGCACCCGGGCCGCGGCCTGGGGCGGCACCACCACCATCGTGGACTTCGCCGTCCAGTCGCCGGGGCACGCCCTGCGCGAGGGCCTGGACGCCTGGTACGCCAAGGCGGACGGCCAGTGCGCCGTCGACTACGCCTTCCACATGATCCTCTCCGATGTGAACGAGCACTCGCTCAAGGAGATGGACCTCCTGGTGGAGGAGGGCATCACCTCCTTCAAGCTGTTCATGGCCTACCCGGGCGTCTTCTACAGCGACGACGGCCAGATCCTGCGGGCCATGCAGCGCGGCGCCGCCAACGGCGGACTGATCATGATGCACGCCGAGAACGGCATCGCCATCGACGTCCTCGTCGAGCAGGCGCTCGCCGCCGGCCGCACCGACCCCCGCCACCACGGCGAGGTGCGCCGCGCGCTGCTCGAAGCCGAGGCCACCCATCGCGCGATCCAGCTCGCCCGGGTCGCCGGGGCGCCGCTGTACGTGGTCCACGTCTCCGCCGAGGAGGCGGTCGCGGAGCTGGCCGCCGCCCGCGACAAGGGACTTCCGGTCTTCGGCGAGACCTGTCCGCAGTACCTCTTCCTCTCCACCGACAACCTGGCCGAGCCCGGCTTCGAGGGCGCCAAGTACGTCTGCTCCACCCCGCTGCGGCCCAAGGAGCACCAGGCCGCGCTCTGGCGGGGCCTGCGCACCAACGACCTCCAGGTGGTCTCCACCGACCACTGCCCGTTCTGCTTCGCCGGGCAGAAGGAGCTCGGCCGGGGCGACTTCTCCAAGATCCCCAACGGGCTGCCGGGCGTGGAGAACCGGATGGACCTGCTCCATCAGGCCGTGCTCGACGGCCACCTCACCCGGCGCCGCTGGATCGACATCGCCTGCGCCAGTCCGGCCCGGATGTTCGGGCTCTACCCGAAGAAGGGCACCATCGCGCCGGGCGCCGACGCCGATGTGGTCATCTACGATCCGCGCGCCGAGCAGACCATCTCCGCCGAGACCCACCACATGAACGTGGACTACTCGGCGTACGAGGGCAGGCGGATCACCGGACGGGTGGAGACGGTCCTCTCCCGCGGTGAACTCGTCGTCCACGAGCGGCAGTTCACCGGGCGCGCCGGACACGGCGTCTACACCCCGCGCGGCACCTCCCAGTACCTCGGCCAGTGA
- a CDS encoding biotin/lipoate A/B protein ligase family protein produces MHGEYKVPGGKLVVVDLDVEDGALSGVRVAGDFFLEPDEAILAINAALEGAPADTDAPGLAARIEAALPPGTTMYGLTSEGVGVAVRRALAHATDWTDYDWQLIHDGPQSPALHMALDEVITAEVAAGRRPPTLRVWEWGAPAVVIGSFQSLRNEVDPEGAERHGMTVVRRVSGGGAMFIEPGNTITYSLSVPDSLVSGLSFADSYAYLDDWVLGALGDMGVKAWYQPLNDIATEAGKIAGAAQKRVVADGGAVLHHVTMAYDIDADKMLEVLRIGREKLSDKGTKSAKKRVDPLRRQTGLPREAVIDRMIASFRERYGLARGEVTDEEMARARELAETKFSSAEWTARVP; encoded by the coding sequence GTGCACGGTGAGTACAAGGTCCCGGGCGGCAAGCTCGTGGTGGTGGACCTCGACGTCGAGGACGGCGCACTGAGCGGTGTGCGGGTGGCGGGCGACTTCTTCCTGGAGCCCGACGAGGCGATCCTGGCGATCAACGCCGCGCTGGAGGGCGCCCCAGCCGACACCGACGCCCCGGGGCTCGCGGCCCGGATCGAGGCGGCGCTGCCGCCGGGCACGACGATGTACGGACTGACGTCGGAGGGCGTCGGCGTCGCGGTCCGCCGCGCGCTGGCCCACGCCACCGACTGGACCGACTACGACTGGCAGCTGATCCACGACGGTCCGCAGTCGCCCGCGCTGCACATGGCGCTGGACGAGGTGATCACCGCCGAGGTGGCGGCCGGGCGGCGCCCGCCGACGCTGCGCGTGTGGGAGTGGGGCGCGCCCGCCGTGGTCATCGGCAGCTTCCAGTCCCTGCGCAACGAGGTCGACCCGGAGGGCGCCGAGCGCCACGGGATGACGGTGGTGCGCCGGGTCTCGGGCGGCGGCGCCATGTTCATCGAGCCCGGCAACACCATCACGTACTCGCTGTCCGTGCCCGACTCCCTGGTCTCGGGGCTCTCCTTCGCCGACTCGTACGCGTATCTGGACGACTGGGTGCTGGGCGCGCTCGGCGACATGGGCGTGAAAGCCTGGTACCAGCCGCTCAACGACATCGCCACGGAGGCGGGGAAGATCGCGGGCGCCGCCCAGAAGCGGGTCGTCGCGGACGGCGGCGCGGTGCTGCACCACGTGACGATGGCCTACGACATCGACGCCGACAAGATGCTGGAGGTGCTGCGCATCGGCCGCGAGAAGCTCTCCGACAAGGGCACCAAGAGCGCCAAGAAGCGCGTCGACCCGCTCCGCCGCCAGACCGGGCTGCCCCGCGAGGCGGTCATCGACCGCATGATCGCCTCCTTCCGCGAGCGGTACGGCCTGGCCCGGGGCGAGGTCACCGACGAGGAGATGGCCCGCGCCCGCGAGCTGGCCGAGACGAAGTTCTCCAGTGCGGAGTGGACCGCGCGGGTGCCGTAG